Sequence from the Opisthocomus hoazin isolate bOpiHoa1 chromosome 7, bOpiHoa1.hap1, whole genome shotgun sequence genome:
tcCCGTTGCAGCCGCTGTGTTGCCTCCAGGCTGTGATGGTCTGGTCACTTGAGGATTTCGCACCTTCCTGACCCACTTCTGGAATCCCCTGCCAGCTCAGCggtcttctcttctcttccctatCCTTACTTTCCATGGCCTGTCCACCTGGAAGCAAATGAGATTCATTTTTCTTGTAGTTAGCCCAAAGTGAGGGTTTATTTTTGGATACACCTCCCCAAGAGCCTCCAGTCCTCCTTGAACTTGCCTCTGGAGGGATCACCGCTTGAATCAGTGCAACTTCAGGAGCCAAGCTCAAGAGGGAAATCCCTCACGAGCTTTTCTACCACCTCCTATGCTATTACATCATTTCAGAAAAAACCTGAGAGATGACAAGGAAAGGTTTATCATGGCAGGATGCTTGGTAACATTGAGCCTCTGCAGATTTTAAAGCACGCTCACAATTCGCTGTACCTGCTTCTGCAAACACATgcggctcctcctcctcctcctcctcctccagccgaCATCAGCGGGGAAGCAGCGGGAGCTTCGTCAGCTGGTTGGGGTCAGTTTGGTCACCAGGCAGCTTGCAAAAATCTGGTTTGTGGCTCTCCTAAGCGCGTCCTTGACCTCCTTGTTCCTCAAGCTGTAGATCAGAGGGTTGAGCATAGGGACCATCAGGGTGTAAAACACGGCGGTGACCTTCTCCACCTCCAGCGAGTACTTGGAGGCCGGCTGCATGTGGCTCAGCCCCGCCGGCACGTAGAAGGCGGCAACGGTCAGGAGGTGGGAGGTGCAGGTGGAGAAGGCTTTGCGCCTTCCTTGGCTGGACCTAATCCTTAGGATGGAGAAGAGGATGGACACGTACGAGATGATGATGAGGAGGAGCACGGACATGGAAATGGTCCCGTTGAAGGTTACAAGCAAAAGCTCATTGAGGCGGTCGTGGGAGCAGGAGAGCTTCAGCAGAGGGTTGGTGTCGCAGAAGTAATGGTTGATGACATTGGGGCCGCAGAAAGGCAATGGTAGCAAGCAACACGTTTGGATTAGTGAGTTCAAAAGCCCCCCGACGTACGAGCCGGCCACCAGCCGAAGGCAGACCCTCTTGGGCATAGCGACGGTGTAGAGCAGCGGGTGGCAGATGGCTACGTAGCGGTCGTATGCCATCACGGCCAGCAAGAGCACCTCTGTGGTCACgaagacaaggaaaaagaaatgctgggcaAAGCAGGCAGAGTACGAAATGGTCTTCTGCTCCGCcaagaagcaagcaagcagctttgGAGAGAAGACGGAGGAGTAGCAAAGGTCAACAACCGACAGGTTgcagaggaagaagtacatgggagtgtgCAGCCGGGGGGTTGCCTTGATCAAGGTGATCAGCCCAGCGTTGCCCATCAGGGTGAGGAGATAAATCGTGAAGACGATGAGGAAGAGAGGAGTCCGCAGCTTGGGCTCACTCGTCAGTCCTAGGAGGACGAAGTGGGTGACCGCGGTGCGGTTGCCCGGAGCCGTATCGCCGTGCTGCGCAGCCATGTGCCTGTTGGCAGGAGGAGGGACAGAGTGACATGGGAAAGAGCAGCGGGACGATGCCACCACCAGCAAGTACTCCCTTAGGCTGCTCAGTAAAAGCACAAAGCTTGATGCTTGAGAGCACCTAACCCTGCTCAGGTCTTCAGCAAACCCCGCAGGCAGAGCAACCCATCCCAAACCTTTCAGAAACCGCATTTTGTCCTCACTGCTTTGAGGCTGAatcaaaaaaatcaggtttttttccttttaaaaaggaaTCCCCAGTATTGAATTATTTGAAAACTAGAGAAGTGGTGAagaatttttcagcttctcaccTGGTTTTGTTAGAACAGGAGGCAGAAAGGGGGAATACATTTTGTTTTCCCCATGAGCAGACTGGACGCAGGTGAGCTGTGACCACCCCGGGAACCCCAAGTCCCCCCCGTGCCCTCTCCGCTCAGCGTCactgcacccccagctccccccacccacaCCCCAAGCGAGCTGCCAGCGACTCACGAGGGTCCCTCGGCAGCctgggatgggaacccccctccCAGGTCCCCTGCTCTCGCTGGGCTGCCCCTTTGATAAATCTCAGCCAGGTTCCAGCACGGAGGGGAACGTTCCCCCCGGCGCTGCAAACCCTCACGCAACAGGGCTTTGTTACACTCCGTTTTTGCCTCTGCTCCAGCTCTATTATTGTTATTTACACTTTTTTCTCCACtcaggaaggcaggcaggtgTTTCCAGGCTGCTCCTTACAGTTGTGAGGCTGAGAAATGAGCCGTGCAGCATGCGTTATGTCTGTAATTAAAACTGTCAGCCACATTCATCGGAGTTCCGGAgcggaggagaaagaaaaaaagctcctCACTTCTCAGCAGGCTCcgcaaagcagagagaaaagtgGTGCCTTCATTTTCCAACCACGCACACGGTATTTTTCCTCTCcaagcccctccagccccaatGACCCCCCCCTCTTTCTAGCGGGTGAATCCCTCGTGCGCCTGAAGGACCCGCTTCTGGTATAAACAGCGGTGCTGCTACCACGGAACGACAGCGTTGGCGTGACCAGCTGCAGCGGGCGTCTTTGTTTCGAAGGGAAAACGGAAGGAAAAAAGCCCAGGAGTGAAAAGCACGCGACCTACGCGGCGGGCAGGCGATGGCGCGGTACCCGAGATGGAttgcagggagagaggagctgaGCTGGAGCTACACAAGGCAAACCCGCGTGCCACCGCATCCGTAAAACCTCTTCCACACGGAGCATCCCCGCAATTCCCCCCCTCCAGCAAGGAGAGAGGCCGGATGCTCGGCCGTCTCCTGGCTTTCAACGGTGCTTGCGGTACCCAGAGGCTGTTTCTCTCGCAGCACGCCGTCCCGGGGCGATGCCTGGCAGCTCCGCTCACGCACCGGGCTTTGGTGAGCGTGTTCCTTCACTGGTGAGCGTGTTCCTTCATCAGCGAGCGTGTTCCTTCACTGGTGAGCGTGTTCCTTCATCAGCAAGCGTGTTCCTTCACTGGTGAGCGTGTTCCTTCATCAGCAAGCGTGTTCCTTCACTGGTGAGTGTGTTCCTTCATCGGTGAGCGTGTTCCTTCATCGGTGAGCGTGTTCCTTCATCGGTGAGCGTGTTCCTTCATCAGCAAGCGTGTTCCTTCATCAGCAAGCGTGTTCCTTCACTGGTGAGCGTGTTCCTTCATCAGCGAGCGTGTTCCTTCATCAGCGAGCGTGTTCCTTCATCAGCGAGCGTGTTCCTTCATCAGCAAGCGTGTTCCTTCACTGGTGAGCATGTTCCTTCATCAGCGAGCGTGTTCCTTCATCAGCAAGCGTGTTCCTTCATCTGCCTCCCGGGTTTTAGCGCTTCCCATCAGCTCATCTCGCGTTTGAGACACATCGCCGCGCTCCGCTTTTCTGGTACAAAACCGGATTCTTACTTTTCCCTCACACAACAAGGATTTGTGGGGTTCCCACACACCAGAAATAGCGGGCGGGGTATTTCTAGGTTTTTGGCTGaggctgcttttcccttccaCTAAATGAGCATTtttggagaatcacagaatcacagaatcacagaatagtaggggttggaagggacctctgtgggtcatctagtccaaccccctgccgaagcagggtcacctatagtaggctgcacaggatcttgtccaggcggggcttgaatatctccagagaaggagactccacaacctccctgggcagcctgttccagtgctccgtcaccctcagagggaagaagttcttcctcatgttcagacggaacactCGAGCATCCTTATATGCAAAAATCCATCAAggacccagccccgctgctgggaCTTCTCCCTCTGCAAGGGAGGGCTCGCTCGGCAGCAGAAGGCTGCTCCCCGCTCTGtgtaatattttaattcttcCTAGAGAAAAATCTTGTGGATTTCCTCAGGGGCTGAGCCCTGCGTAACGCCCCCAGGCCATGGGTCTGTCagtgcagcacagccctgctctcgtcttccccgcacggctccgggcagaaGAGCGGCTTCTCAAATGTTCCCCGAGAGGTTTTATCGCAGTAAGATGGCGACGCTTACTTAGAAAGCCTGCAGATAACACCCAGAAATTCAGATATGTGGAAAATACACAGCCCAGGTGTATTCTGCTAAAGAGCTTCTGCTCTGAGTCGGTGAGCTGGCCAGCTCGAAGGCGGTGGGGTTTAATCTCGCTCGGCGCCTGCAGCCGGCGCCTGCCGTCCTCCCTCCCGCGTGACACCGCGGACTCACCCACCACGCGGCCGCATCTCCCCGCACTTCGCAGCCCACACGTGCGCATCGACTCCTGGACTCCGGGCAGAAAGCAGCGCGatgttttccctccctccttcgaATCGCTctgaggctgcaggaggaggggagcGGCTGTCGGTGGATGTGACACGTGGAGCGAgaccgagcgcggccgcagctcCGTCCGCGAGCGGCAGCATGGCCCGGCCTTTAGAGCCCAGCAGGCGATGACGCCGTCCCCACGGGCTCGCGCGGCGGGGGCACCTTCGGGGTTTGTTTACTTCTTTGGCCCTCAGCGATAAAATCCCTGCAGTAAATCTTCGCTGAGCAGAGCTTCGCTGCAGAGGGGATCATTAGAAACTCTCAGAAGAGTCTGGGAAAACTTTGGGCTCgggtcccggcccccccagcTACCCGCACGAGGCTCGTCAGCCCGTCTCTGCTCGGCGCCGTGTGGAGGGGGGGTTTTCACCCGAGccacagctggaaagcagaaacCACAAGAGCGTGCTAAGCAACGCCTGATGGGGTGCCAGGCGTCGGAATTTATCCTGCTGCTCGGACTGCGTAGTTCAGAGCTTCACTGCTACTCAGGCGTGAGGGATGTAGCCAAAGCCAGGCGTGCACACACACCGCTTGCCCTCCCTGCATGTGTTTTTCACGGCTTGGACTTAGACAAATCTGATTTCTCCAGCTGATGGCTTCCACGCCTGGAGATCACCAGGGCAGCTGCGCCCTGCAGAGGGCACCCCAAGGAGAACCAtggaggcagagcagaggcacttCCAGCCCCAGGTACAAAGCGTAACGCGCACTTCAGCGGCACAGCACGAGCCAAGCGTCCGAAGGCCAAGCTGTGTTTCTGTAACCACGCCTGTACCTTACCTGAGGTTCATTAGAAAAATTAGATTTGCTTAAAAGTTGCTTTCTTAGTGCATCCCTTGACACAGGGTAGGCAGCAAGCTCTAATGTGGTTCCTTTAAGCCAACCAAAAGTATGTGAAAAGGCAGTTAAGCTTTCTTGGAGCTGTTTCATCGTTTCTGTCTCATTCCCAGAACAATTTATATATAATAACACGATACATAACGTGATGACCTAAGTCCTGTTCAGGCCAGTAAGCAGCGGGCAGGATGGGCTCAGCACCCAGCCCCAGACACCGGGGTCAGGCTGAAGACAGTcagtctgcaggtttttttcctggttttcaagTTTATTTCCTCACTATAAGCATTTTCCTGGCTCTTActttcaaatattaattttttttttaaaaccatctttCCTTCCCTCACCATGAAACAATTTCACTGTACCTTTCCACGTGGTCACAACGAAGATATTCACAGACAAAGCAGGAATATTTAACAAAGCAGCTCCTGTTAGGACAAACTGCGGATTGAAACACTTAAGAGAATACAGACCAAGACAACACAgcacaaggtttttttttttccccatactgcattctgaaatgaaataacACGATTCAGTCTGAGCAGACAAAATGTCCGAGC
This genomic interval carries:
- the LOC104334320 gene encoding olfactory receptor 5J3, producing MAAQHGDTAPGNRTAVTHFVLLGLTSEPKLRTPLFLIVFTIYLLTLMGNAGLITLIKATPRLHTPMYFFLCNLSVVDLCYSSVFSPKLLACFLAEQKTISYSACFAQHFFFLVFVTTEVLLLAVMAYDRYVAICHPLLYTVAMPKRVCLRLVAGSYVGGLLNSLIQTCCLLPLPFCGPNVINHYFCDTNPLLKLSCSHDRLNELLLVTFNGTISMSVLLLIIISYVSILFSILRIRSSQGRRKAFSTCTSHLLTVAAFYVPAGLSHMQPASKYSLEVEKVTAVFYTLMVPMLNPLIYSLRNKEVKDALRRATNQIFASCLVTKLTPTS